GGCAGGTAGTTGCTGGTATCGCTCAGTTCTACAGTCCAGATGAGCTAATTGGTATGAAAATAGTTGTCGTAGCAAATCTGCAGCCCGCCAAATTGATGGGAATCGAGTCGAACGGGATGATCCTAGCTGCGAAGATTGGGGACTCGCTTTCGTTACTGACTATACATAAGGATCTACTTCCCGGCGCAAGAGTTTCTTAACGATTAGAGGAGGATAACGTCTTTGCCTGAAGAGATAATTCATAAGAATATCGACGATGAACTGATTAATTCATATATGCTTTATTCAATGAGTGTAATAGTAGGTAGAGCTATTCCTGACTTGCGTGATGGCTTGAAGCCTGTACAACGAAGAATACTCTTCGGAATGTCAGAGCTTGGTCTCCGCCATAACCAAAGCTTCAAGAAGAGCGCGCGTATCGTTGGAGAAGTCATGGGGAAGTTCCATCCACACGGTGACGCCGCGATTTACGATGCCCTGGTCAGAATGTCTCAATCTTTCTCGATGCGTTATCCCCTTGTTGAGGGACAGGGCAACTTCGGATCAATTGACAGAGATCCACCCGCTGCAATGAGGTACACCGAAGCAAGAATGCAGTCCTTATCTGAAGAACTGCTCCAGGATATCGACAAGAACACTGTACCAATGCTGCCCAACTTTGACGGGTCTCTTTCTGAACCAGATGTGCTTCCAACCAAGATTCCCAATCTACTACTCAATGGTACATCGGGAATCGCTGTCGGAATGATGACCAGCATTCCTCCGCACAATCTCGGCGAGATTGTGGAAGCCGTAAATCTGCTAATTAGTGACCCTGAATGCACGGTTTCCGACCTTCTAAAATATGTTAAGGGACCTGACTTTCCGACTGGTGGGATGATCATGGATGCAGCATCGATTCCATCGATTTATCAGGAGGGAAAGGGCCGCATAACGGTCAGGGCAATTGCGGAGATTGAGGAGTCAGCGGGAAGTTCTCAAATAACTATTCATGAGATACCTTACAACACATCGAAAGCGGATCTCATTCAACAAATCGTTAATGCCACTCAAAACCATCGCGATCTCCAGATCAGAAATATTAGGGATGAATCTGATCAAAAGGGACTTAGGGTAGTAATAGAGTTGAAACGAGGAGCCGATCCTAATGTTGTTCTTAATCTCCTATTCAAGTACACCCAACTGCAGACGACCTTCAGCGTGAACATGCTGGTTATTGACGAGAAGAAGCGCCCAAGAGTAATGAATCTTAAGCAAATCCTCCAGGGCTTTCTTTCTCATCGGTTCAATGTAATTAGAGCAAAGACTGAATACGATCTTGAGCAAGCATCCAGAAGGGCTCACATTGTCGAGGGTTTGACTAAGGCGACCAGATCCATCGATACTGTTGTCGATATTATTCGTAATTCGGCAAATGCAGAGGAAGCTTCGAAAAACCTCATGGAGACTCTTGAAGTAACCCAGGAGCAAAGTTCCGCCATTCTTGACATGAAAATGGGGAAACTTACAGGAATGGAAATTGAGAAGCTTCTCAATGAATACAGAGATTTGGTCGCTAGAATCAACGAATACAGATTGATTCTCGCGAGCGATGAGAAGGTTTACGGAATTATTAAGAAAGAACTCGGGGAGATAAAAGAGAAGTACGGTGACGCAAGGCGAACTAGAATCAATCTGGGAAATGGAACGGATTTCAACATAGAAGACGTCATCCCCGACGAAGAAATCGTTCTCATGGTAACAAAGAAGGGCTACATAAAGTCAACACCGCTCGAAAGTTACAGAAAGCAGGGTAGAGGCGGTAAGGGTGTCATTGGAGTACGAACGGGTGAAGAGGATTTTGTTGTCAATATACTAACGACTACGAGGCTTAGCAAAACGGTTATCATAACTTCAAAGGGTAAAGCATACGTGCTGAACAATCACATAATTGATCACTCTTCAAGAGATTCAAAGGGGAAACTCCTTGCAAATTACATAAAGATCGACCCCGACGAAAATGTCCAGGCCGTTCTTTCAACAAGAAGGGAAGAAGTTAAAGGAAAGTATCTCGTCATCACAACCCGTTCAGGCAAGATAAAGAAGACTAAGTTTGAAGCTTTCTTCAATGTCCGTGTGTCCGGTATAAAGG
This DNA window, taken from Mesotoga sp. UBA6090, encodes the following:
- the gyrA gene encoding DNA gyrase subunit A: MPEEIIHKNIDDELINSYMLYSMSVIVGRAIPDLRDGLKPVQRRILFGMSELGLRHNQSFKKSARIVGEVMGKFHPHGDAAIYDALVRMSQSFSMRYPLVEGQGNFGSIDRDPPAAMRYTEARMQSLSEELLQDIDKNTVPMLPNFDGSLSEPDVLPTKIPNLLLNGTSGIAVGMMTSIPPHNLGEIVEAVNLLISDPECTVSDLLKYVKGPDFPTGGMIMDAASIPSIYQEGKGRITVRAIAEIEESAGSSQITIHEIPYNTSKADLIQQIVNATQNHRDLQIRNIRDESDQKGLRVVIELKRGADPNVVLNLLFKYTQLQTTFSVNMLVIDEKKRPRVMNLKQILQGFLSHRFNVIRAKTEYDLEQASRRAHIVEGLTKATRSIDTVVDIIRNSANAEEASKNLMETLEVTQEQSSAILDMKMGKLTGMEIEKLLNEYRDLVARINEYRLILASDEKVYGIIKKELGEIKEKYGDARRTRINLGNGTDFNIEDVIPDEEIVLMVTKKGYIKSTPLESYRKQGRGGKGVIGVRTGEEDFVVNILTTTRLSKTVIITSKGKAYVLNNHIIDHSSRDSKGKLLANYIKIDPDENVQAVLSTRREEVKGKYLVITTRSGKIKKTKFEAFFNVRVSGIKAIGLNENDRVIDASLTTKDNDTIIISTKNGMVIRFSLEQVRSMGRSAAGVMGIRLKKNDEVVGANIVAAEDERFLLTATQKGGGKRTRISEYRCQNRGGLGVKNIYGLEKIGQVIGTLVVTGDDGVILATKSGMSIRIPISQVRPTGRVTKGVRIVDLKENDIVATMAVVVD